The proteins below are encoded in one region of Legionella antarctica:
- a CDS encoding APC family permease produces MSNKKHSLTIFSLTMITVGSVDSIRNLPATALFGSQLIFYFVLGALFFLIPTALVSAELASGWAKQGGIYIWVKEAFGKKSGFLAIWLQWIENVIWYPTILSFVAGTIGYLINPALTSNPYFLWAVIVSCFWGATALNLRGMSSSALFSNVCSLAGLLLPMSLIIGLGVAWITQGNPLQIQFDIPSIVPHLADKSVWVSLTAIIMSFCGIEIATVHANDVKNPQHAFPRALIYSVGIILSTLILGSLAIAVVLPGKDINLVAGIMQAFEAFFTSYHMHWMMPVVAVMLVLGGLGGVSNWIIAPTKGLLVAAEDGNLPEVFQRTNAKGAPVMMLVTQAMIVTILSALFLFMPSVNGSYWLLTALAAQLYMLMYFIMFIAAIKLRLSQPNHIRAFKIPGGMPGMLFVAGIGIVGVVSTLAVSFIPPEGINVGSTARYELTLIVGLILMCSPPFISAWLKSRNTALEPAT; encoded by the coding sequence ATGAGTAATAAAAAACACTCACTTACAATTTTTAGCTTGACTATGATTACAGTCGGTTCTGTGGACAGTATCCGTAATTTGCCCGCCACGGCTTTATTTGGTAGCCAATTAATATTTTATTTTGTTTTAGGCGCCTTATTTTTCTTAATTCCTACGGCTTTAGTCTCAGCCGAGCTGGCTTCAGGTTGGGCAAAGCAAGGTGGTATCTATATTTGGGTAAAAGAAGCTTTCGGGAAGAAATCTGGTTTTTTAGCCATTTGGCTGCAATGGATTGAAAATGTGATTTGGTATCCGACAATATTATCTTTTGTTGCTGGAACAATTGGTTATTTGATAAATCCTGCTTTAACCAGTAACCCCTATTTTCTTTGGGCTGTTATTGTCAGTTGTTTTTGGGGGGCAACCGCTCTTAATTTACGTGGTATGAGTTCTTCAGCCCTCTTTAGCAATGTCTGTTCTTTAGCCGGTTTATTATTGCCTATGTCCCTGATTATTGGTTTAGGCGTGGCATGGATTACCCAGGGTAATCCCTTGCAAATTCAATTTGACATCCCAAGCATTGTTCCCCACTTGGCCGATAAATCGGTGTGGGTGTCGTTAACTGCAATTATCATGTCTTTTTGTGGAATAGAAATAGCTACGGTACATGCTAATGATGTCAAAAATCCTCAGCATGCTTTTCCAAGGGCCTTAATTTATTCTGTAGGTATTATTTTAAGTACCTTGATTCTTGGTTCTTTGGCCATTGCTGTGGTTTTACCCGGAAAAGATATCAATTTAGTCGCGGGAATTATGCAGGCTTTTGAAGCATTTTTTACTAGTTACCACATGCATTGGATGATGCCCGTTGTGGCTGTAATGTTGGTATTAGGGGGGCTTGGAGGGGTGAGTAACTGGATTATTGCTCCTACAAAGGGGTTATTAGTCGCGGCTGAAGATGGTAATTTACCTGAGGTTTTCCAGCGTACAAATGCTAAAGGCGCACCGGTGATGATGTTGGTAACCCAAGCAATGATTGTTACCATATTGTCAGCTTTATTTTTATTTATGCCCAGTGTTAATGGATCGTATTGGTTATTAACTGCTTTAGCAGCGCAATTGTATATGCTGATGTATTTTATTATGTTTATTGCGGCAATTAAATTGCGACTAAGCCAACCCAATCATATCCGGGCATTTAAAATTCCTGGAGGAATGCCAGGCATGTTATTTGTAGCGGGCATCGGTATTGTGGGTGTGGTTTCTACTTTAGCAGTTAGTTTTATTCCACCAGAAGGTATTAATGTAGGAAGCACTGCTCGTTATGAATTGACTTTAATTGTAGGCTTAATATTGATGTGCTCCCCTCCATTTATCAGTGCCTGGTTAAAATCAAGAAATACTGCTCTGGAACCCGCGACTTAA
- the rpsP gene encoding 30S ribosomal protein S16 has product MVVIRLSRAGAKKRPFYHMVVTDSRKRRDGSYIERIGYFNPVARGQEVRLHVELEKLSHWQNVGAQLSDRVNALVKEFNKAESAA; this is encoded by the coding sequence ATGGTCGTTATACGTTTATCACGAGCCGGCGCAAAAAAGCGTCCTTTTTATCACATGGTTGTTACTGACAGCCGCAAGCGTCGCGATGGTAGTTACATTGAGCGTATTGGTTATTTTAACCCTGTAGCACGTGGACAAGAAGTGCGTCTTCACGTTGAATTGGAAAAATTGAGCCATTGGCAAAATGTTGGTGCACAATTATCCGATCGTGTTAATGCATTAGTTAAAGAATTTAATAAAGCTGAGTCAGCTGCTTAA
- a CDS encoding transposase produces the protein MKRQLHQVSPDKKLIIILDNGSIHKSRKVRVFVKKQGWGELFFLPPYSPDYNSIERFWL, from the coding sequence GTGAAACGTCAACTTCATCAAGTAAGCCCAGACAAAAAACTAATTATCATTTTAGACAATGGTTCCATACATAAAAGCAGAAAAGTACGGGTTTTTGTTAAGAAACAAGGATGGGGAGAGTTGTTTTTTCTACCACCATACTCACCAGATTATAATTCTATTGAGCGTTTCTGGCTTTGA
- the trmD gene encoding tRNA (guanosine(37)-N1)-methyltransferase TrmD — protein sequence MVLRFGVISLIPEILESLNFGITGRAIEQGLAKIDCWNPRDWALRPYRQVDDKPYGGGPGMVMLYEPLHTAIEHARSQLPSSCKTIYLSPQGKVIRQHDLSKVANEKQSLLFIAGRYEGIDERIISHHVDEEWSLGDFVLSGGELAAMVFVDAIIRLIPGSLGHLGSAEQDSFMNGLLDCPHYTRPATIKGLEVPPVLLGGNHKDIERWRRKQSLGKTWLKRPDLLEHIQLSETDRQLLVEFKCEHGDSC from the coding sequence GTGGTGCTGCGTTTTGGAGTAATCAGCTTAATTCCCGAAATACTGGAAAGTTTAAATTTTGGTATAACAGGCAGGGCAATTGAGCAAGGCTTAGCTAAAATTGATTGTTGGAATCCACGAGACTGGGCATTAAGACCTTACAGACAGGTCGATGATAAGCCTTATGGTGGTGGACCAGGAATGGTTATGCTGTATGAGCCATTGCATACAGCTATAGAGCATGCACGAAGTCAATTGCCCAGCAGCTGCAAAACGATTTACCTAAGTCCTCAGGGCAAGGTAATTCGCCAGCATGACCTAAGTAAAGTGGCGAATGAAAAACAGTCCTTGCTATTTATTGCAGGGCGATATGAAGGAATTGATGAACGTATCATTAGCCATCATGTGGATGAAGAATGGTCGTTAGGAGATTTTGTTTTAAGCGGTGGTGAATTGGCTGCTATGGTATTTGTTGATGCGATCATTCGCTTAATACCGGGTAGTCTTGGGCATCTTGGTTCAGCAGAGCAGGATTCGTTTATGAATGGCTTGCTCGACTGCCCTCATTATACCCGACCTGCAACCATCAAAGGGCTGGAAGTCCCCCCCGTTTTGTTAGGAGGGAACCATAAGGATATTGAGAGATGGCGCAGAAAACAATCTCTTGGTAAAACCTGGCTTAAACGCCCGGATTTACTTGAACACATACAGTTAAGTGAAACAGACAGGCAATTGCTTGTTGAGTTTAAATGCGAACACGGTGATTCCTGTTGA
- the rimM gene encoding ribosome maturation factor RimM (Essential for efficient processing of 16S rRNA), whose amino-acid sequence MSNQANWIVIGRFGRPHGIKGFVTVHSFTEPRDNILRYTDWHAFLSSSWQPVKILSIEVHNKAIVAQIEGYPDRELVARLTNTEIAVQKDQLAELETGEYYWHQLIGMNVVNQKGDSFGAVVEVMPTGANDVLVVQGEKRHLIPYLPGQFIIDINDSQQIITVDWDLDF is encoded by the coding sequence GTGAGTAATCAAGCGAACTGGATAGTAATCGGCCGTTTTGGCCGACCTCATGGTATCAAAGGATTTGTAACGGTTCATTCCTTTACAGAGCCTCGTGATAATATCTTGCGTTATACTGACTGGCATGCCTTTTTAAGCAGTTCATGGCAACCTGTAAAGATATTAAGTATCGAAGTCCACAATAAGGCTATTGTAGCTCAGATTGAAGGATACCCGGATCGTGAATTAGTAGCTCGCTTGACTAACACTGAAATCGCCGTACAAAAAGATCAGCTTGCTGAACTTGAAACCGGTGAATATTACTGGCATCAGCTCATTGGCATGAACGTGGTTAACCAAAAAGGAGACTCTTTTGGAGCCGTTGTTGAAGTCATGCCTACTGGTGCAAATGATGTGCTGGTAGTGCAAGGTGAAAAGAGACATTTAATTCCCTATTTACCTGGCCAGTTTATTATTGATATTAACGACAGCCAACAAATAATTACCGTTGACTGGGATTTGGATTTTTAG
- a CDS encoding methylated-DNA--[protein]-cysteine S-methyltransferase, producing the protein MLEIVHDEHFIYNSSFTKKAVKSSPNSLTQLITYELNTYFADPHHRFQLPLKPQGSAYQQKVWSALLVIPVGRTLTYGELALKLQSSPRAIGQACKRNPLALFIPCHRVVGQNDLGGYMGNPQALFYKESLLTHEAQI; encoded by the coding sequence ATGCTTGAGATAGTACATGATGAGCACTTTATTTATAATTCTTCCTTTACTAAAAAAGCAGTCAAATCTTCTCCAAATAGCCTCACTCAGTTAATTACCTACGAATTAAATACTTACTTTGCAGATCCACATCACCGCTTTCAATTACCATTAAAGCCGCAAGGCAGTGCTTACCAGCAAAAGGTATGGAGTGCTTTATTAGTAATTCCTGTAGGACGAACTTTAACCTATGGGGAGCTGGCTCTAAAACTGCAAAGCAGCCCGAGAGCTATCGGACAAGCCTGCAAACGCAATCCTTTAGCTTTATTTATTCCCTGCCATCGAGTGGTGGGACAAAATGATTTAGGTGGATATATGGGAAATCCTCAAGCCCTATTCTATAAAGAATCATTGCTTACTCATGAAGCACAAATATAA
- a CDS encoding helical bundle domain-containing protein, with amino-acid sequence MLSSTKEYVQALREGKYLLFLEWPQFIAELYKDGDNPQDADDTINLLVFEWLNNGFCYEDAKKIALLFAVSDHSSRPLKNNLSYAITAIAIAVFQCMLYQDNNLQGHFLSNEEKSRAEIIKLMNSPIAYSHESTLVNLDDLTFQHLLAKQQAIFFSWVESMPSKEIEVARSLISSLANLRYLVEEYSTQLELSEICDELKSSRLSVAKRLAQYLNGQSELSATVTAEIKLYVDKIMNMQPTDFEKQYLLTLSPQSFDKTWRMITSIGISFFKIIQPMSPTIIPIESARL; translated from the coding sequence ATGCTCTCTTCCACTAAAGAATACGTGCAAGCTCTTCGTGAAGGAAAATATCTTCTTTTTTTAGAGTGGCCCCAATTTATCGCAGAGCTTTATAAAGACGGTGATAATCCTCAAGATGCCGACGACACTATAAATTTATTGGTTTTTGAATGGTTAAATAATGGTTTTTGTTATGAGGATGCAAAAAAAATAGCCCTTTTATTCGCAGTCTCTGATCATTCATCAAGACCGTTAAAAAACAATTTATCTTATGCCATAACTGCTATAGCAATAGCTGTTTTTCAGTGCATGCTCTACCAAGACAATAACTTACAAGGCCATTTTCTGTCTAATGAAGAAAAGAGCAGAGCAGAGATAATAAAATTGATGAATAGTCCCATAGCATATTCGCATGAATCAACTTTAGTTAATTTGGATGATTTAACTTTTCAGCATTTATTAGCAAAGCAACAAGCTATTTTTTTTAGCTGGGTTGAGAGCATGCCAAGCAAAGAGATAGAAGTTGCTCGTAGCTTAATCAGCTCTCTGGCAAATTTGAGGTATCTTGTTGAGGAATACAGTACTCAATTAGAATTAAGTGAAATTTGTGATGAGCTTAAGTCTTCTCGGCTGAGCGTGGCAAAAAGACTTGCTCAGTATTTAAATGGACAATCAGAGCTAAGCGCCACAGTTACAGCAGAAATTAAACTTTATGTAGATAAAATAATGAATATGCAACCTACTGATTTTGAGAAACAATATTTACTGACCCTCTCACCCCAGTCGTTTGACAAAACCTGGCGAATGATAACCAGCATAGGGATAAGTTTTTTTAAAATAATACAACCAATGTCTCCAACTATCATACCGATTGAGTCAGCTCGATTATAA
- the ankG gene encoding Dot/Icm T4SS effector AnkG/AnkZ/LegA7: protein MNVILLYLLGIYITFILTLLRIMPAKPPAPDALTHDAITTILKSLGHPEFEGVCYGFTLNWALAAATHKEKLFYRQIHLLRVHQTNLPAAIKRVQDKKLHNKFLTADEKIIETLPALCKRICVAQEPLDYKKKYRKLVWQSDVSTILATISSAPARPKQIFYKTHTFASRKEAEAYFNLLKNIGINSKIAVMISSDDHAMGFRRSGNLWRFININDLYEQQVKQPYFMFTSKQLVNELYRVSTSEPAIQRLTVSTDFIALKYDGQLFQLLLNVFPSYPVKSRISYPEKISFFTMAALQGDVSTVKKCLNAGWSISLNCKISDHSPLLTAVQHGRREVVKEMISLTHYRINQRRKKDGATLLHIVCKFGGTDMVEDVLKIKEIDINSRDKKGRTPLMIICKSTIITSESKLFELLLGKGASLRIRDKEGRTALEHAVKYNNKVAIKAIQTQLKEKISVSKAAFFNQMHQKFSVTNSIGHHPNEQDYDQNGCCTPAKNISLMHLASSRNLI from the coding sequence ATGAATGTTATTCTGCTTTATCTTTTGGGAATTTATATAACATTCATTTTAACTCTGCTTCGGATAATGCCAGCTAAACCCCCAGCTCCCGACGCATTGACTCATGATGCAATCACCACCATTTTAAAAAGTTTGGGACATCCAGAGTTTGAGGGAGTGTGTTATGGTTTTACTCTTAATTGGGCACTGGCAGCTGCCACTCATAAGGAAAAATTATTTTATCGTCAAATCCACCTTCTCAGAGTCCATCAAACAAATCTTCCTGCTGCCATAAAGCGAGTGCAAGATAAAAAACTACATAATAAATTTTTGACAGCAGACGAGAAAATCATCGAAACCCTGCCTGCATTATGTAAACGCATCTGTGTTGCCCAAGAGCCGTTAGATTATAAAAAAAAATATCGCAAACTCGTTTGGCAATCTGATGTATCGACTATTTTGGCCACAATCAGTTCCGCACCAGCCAGGCCCAAACAAATTTTCTATAAAACCCATACATTTGCTTCCAGGAAGGAGGCAGAGGCTTATTTCAATCTATTGAAAAACATAGGAATTAATAGCAAGATAGCCGTGATGATTAGCTCGGATGATCATGCCATGGGATTTAGGCGTTCCGGCAATTTATGGCGATTTATCAATATCAATGATTTATATGAACAACAGGTCAAACAACCTTATTTTATGTTCACCTCAAAACAATTGGTGAATGAACTGTATCGGGTGAGTACTTCAGAGCCAGCAATACAAAGACTTACGGTGAGTACCGATTTTATTGCCTTAAAATATGATGGTCAATTGTTCCAATTATTACTCAACGTATTTCCATCCTATCCCGTGAAGTCTAGGATTTCCTACCCTGAAAAAATATCGTTTTTTACGATGGCCGCTTTACAAGGTGATGTTTCAACCGTGAAAAAATGTCTGAATGCTGGTTGGTCGATTTCTTTAAATTGCAAGATAAGCGATCACTCACCTCTATTGACTGCTGTACAGCATGGCCGACGGGAAGTAGTTAAGGAAATGATTTCATTAACTCATTACCGCATTAATCAACGGCGCAAAAAAGATGGGGCTACCTTGCTTCACATAGTCTGTAAATTCGGAGGTACAGATATGGTGGAAGATGTGTTGAAGATTAAGGAGATTGATATTAACTCCCGGGATAAGAAGGGAAGAACTCCTCTAATGATTATCTGTAAATCAACAATTATTACTAGTGAATCCAAACTGTTTGAACTATTGCTGGGCAAAGGTGCCTCACTTCGTATTAGAGATAAAGAAGGGCGTACTGCTTTGGAGCATGCTGTTAAGTACAACAATAAGGTTGCCATCAAAGCGATCCAGACTCAACTTAAAGAGAAAATAAGCGTTTCCAAAGCAGCTTTTTTTAATCAAATGCATCAAAAATTCTCCGTTACCAACTCTATTGGGCACCATCCGAATGAACAGGACTATGATCAAAATGGCTGTTGTACACCTGCTAAAAACATCAGTTTGATGCATTTAGCTTCCTCTAGGAACCTGATATGA
- a CDS encoding nucleoside hydrolase, which translates to MKIIHDGDAAFDDVTALCLLLCSKNVSVEAITVSNTGEAHGLNGAENMAKVCFLLGIPEIPIAYGSEESCDSSGKPFPEYIRTEADNLFLGIELPKHPNPNITNSAVDLLVKTLEDSNERIAILATGPLTNIAELIKKYPQLAKEKIEKIVIMGGAVHIEGNIKALDTKSNNTVAEWNIYADPKAADIVFSSTIPITLVPLDATNQVPMTKEFFDSLIHKQQPALKLIYQMLKKLIDDLSMETFLQQFCLWDPLAAMICIDPQIAITERMLLAVDLETAQTKHVSGNEKNSSTIDVAIKIPDADLILRKLIDQIIDYSLHARPNIADTNFFRKSVKERVFMRDDGLQNLYN; encoded by the coding sequence ATGAAAATTATTCATGATGGTGACGCGGCATTTGATGATGTTACAGCATTATGTCTTTTACTATGTAGTAAAAACGTAAGTGTAGAAGCGATTACTGTGTCAAATACTGGTGAAGCACATGGGCTTAACGGAGCAGAAAACATGGCAAAGGTATGCTTCCTGCTTGGAATACCAGAGATTCCAATTGCTTATGGTAGTGAAGAGTCATGTGATTCCTCAGGAAAACCCTTTCCAGAGTATATTCGAACAGAGGCTGATAATCTTTTTTTAGGGATCGAACTCCCAAAACATCCTAATCCTAACATAACTAATTCTGCGGTTGATTTGTTGGTTAAAACCCTTGAGGATAGTAATGAAAGAATAGCTATTCTAGCCACAGGACCGCTGACGAACATTGCTGAACTTATTAAAAAATATCCTCAGCTTGCAAAAGAGAAAATTGAAAAAATTGTTATTATGGGTGGAGCTGTACACATTGAAGGAAATATAAAAGCGCTTGATACCAAATCGAATAATACCGTTGCTGAATGGAATATTTATGCCGATCCAAAAGCCGCAGATATTGTTTTCTCATCAACTATACCAATTACGCTTGTACCGCTTGATGCGACGAACCAGGTGCCTATGACAAAAGAATTTTTTGATTCGTTAATCCATAAACAACAACCGGCTTTGAAGCTTATATATCAAATGCTTAAAAAATTGATTGATGATTTGAGTATGGAGACCTTTCTTCAGCAATTTTGTTTATGGGATCCACTAGCAGCTATGATTTGTATCGATCCTCAAATAGCGATTACCGAGCGAATGTTACTGGCCGTGGATCTTGAAACGGCTCAGACCAAACATGTAAGTGGAAATGAAAAAAACTCTTCAACCATAGACGTTGCAATTAAAATTCCAGACGCTGATTTGATTTTAAGAAAACTTATAGACCAAATTATAGACTATTCTTTACATGCTCGACCGAACATAGCGGATACGAATTTCTTTAGAAAATCAGTCAAAGAACGTGTTTTTATGCGAGATGATGGGCTTCAGAATCTATACAATTAA
- the ffh gene encoding signal recognition particle protein gives MFDNLTERLTRTFKNLRGLGRLTEENIQQALREVRLSLIEADVALPVIKEFIEQVKQKALGKDVLTSLNPDQAFIKTVHDELIHVMGDERAELNFKTQPPAVFLMAGLQGSGKTTSTAKLARYLKETENKKVMLVSVDVYRPAAIQQLKVLADQIDVAFFPAESSEQPITIAQKALDSAKKQYMDILIIDTAGRMHIDSDMMDEIKALHHEVNPIETLFIVDSMTGQDAANTAKAFHEALPLTGVILTKTDGDARGGAALSVRQITGQPIKFIGSGEKVEALEPFHPERIASRILGMGDILTLIEEVERKADKQASEKLANKLKKGKGFDLEDFKQQLLQMNNMGGVAGMMSKLPGISQMPQQAMQQVNDKALAQTVAIINSMTPKERRIPKIIVGSRKKRIALGSGTQIQDVNRLLKQFEQMQKMMKKFTKPGGMQKMMRGLGGMAGMKGMFPDDLK, from the coding sequence ATGTTTGACAACTTAACCGAACGTTTGACCCGCACCTTTAAAAACCTCCGAGGGCTGGGTCGTTTAACAGAAGAAAATATCCAACAAGCCTTGCGCGAAGTAAGACTGTCGCTAATTGAGGCAGATGTAGCGCTCCCTGTTATTAAAGAATTTATTGAACAAGTTAAACAAAAAGCCCTGGGGAAAGATGTCCTAACCAGCTTAAATCCTGATCAGGCATTTATTAAAACAGTCCATGATGAATTAATCCATGTGATGGGTGACGAACGCGCCGAGCTTAATTTTAAAACACAGCCGCCCGCTGTATTTTTGATGGCGGGCTTACAAGGCTCGGGTAAAACAACCAGCACCGCGAAACTTGCCCGCTATTTAAAAGAAACCGAGAACAAGAAAGTAATGCTGGTCAGTGTTGACGTTTATCGACCAGCCGCCATCCAGCAACTTAAAGTACTGGCCGATCAGATTGATGTAGCGTTCTTCCCGGCAGAGTCCAGTGAACAGCCCATAACTATTGCGCAAAAAGCATTAGACAGTGCCAAAAAGCAGTATATGGACATACTAATCATCGATACTGCAGGCCGCATGCACATCGACTCAGACATGATGGATGAAATTAAAGCACTGCATCATGAAGTAAATCCAATTGAAACTCTGTTTATTGTAGATAGCATGACAGGGCAAGATGCAGCGAATACCGCTAAAGCCTTCCACGAAGCCTTACCTTTAACTGGAGTAATTCTTACGAAAACCGATGGTGATGCTCGGGGTGGAGCAGCTCTTTCCGTAAGACAAATTACAGGTCAACCGATTAAATTTATAGGTAGCGGTGAGAAAGTAGAAGCTTTAGAGCCTTTTCATCCGGAGCGTATCGCCTCTAGAATACTTGGTATGGGCGATATTCTCACTCTCATTGAAGAAGTTGAGCGCAAGGCTGATAAACAGGCCAGTGAAAAATTAGCTAACAAATTAAAAAAAGGTAAGGGCTTTGATCTGGAAGATTTTAAACAACAACTCCTGCAAATGAATAACATGGGAGGAGTTGCTGGCATGATGAGTAAATTGCCTGGTATAAGCCAAATGCCGCAACAGGCAATGCAACAGGTAAATGACAAAGCATTGGCTCAAACTGTAGCTATTATCAACTCAATGACACCGAAAGAAAGACGTATTCCTAAAATAATTGTTGGCTCACGTAAAAAGCGTATCGCTCTCGGATCAGGAACTCAAATCCAGGATGTGAATAGATTATTAAAACAATTTGAGCAAATGCAAAAGATGATGAAAAAGTTTACCAAGCCTGGCGGAATGCAAAAAATGATGCGAGGACTTGGCGGTATGGCTGGGATGAAGGGTATGTTTCCAGATGATTTAAAATAG
- a CDS encoding M48 family metallopeptidase: MIIEIDGISIEIIKKPIKNMNLRIYPPNGLVKVSAPLSFSEQFIRQYLQEKNDWIRNQRNRIRERSSYQEEVFQTGATIKFKGQSYLLLIEEHNGPSHIKVKDELIHCYIQQNPSPMQIQMLIERWYRREMESLIPELIKQWETVIGVTVAQWGIKKMKTRWGSCNTRARRIWLNLNLIKKPVLCLEYVLVHELVHLVEASHNKRFYTLMTQFMPQWREYQYLLEGKHSRK, encoded by the coding sequence ATGATTATTGAAATTGATGGCATCTCCATAGAAATTATAAAAAAACCAATTAAAAATATGAATTTACGTATTTACCCCCCAAACGGGTTGGTCAAGGTTAGTGCACCCTTGAGCTTTAGTGAACAATTCATCCGACAGTATTTGCAGGAAAAAAATGACTGGATTCGCAACCAACGCAATCGTATTCGAGAGCGCTCCTCTTATCAGGAAGAAGTATTCCAAACAGGGGCTACGATAAAATTTAAAGGACAAAGCTATTTGTTACTTATTGAAGAACACAATGGCCCTTCCCACATTAAAGTCAAAGACGAACTCATTCATTGTTATATCCAACAAAATCCATCCCCAATGCAAATACAAATGCTTATTGAACGCTGGTACAGGCGAGAAATGGAGTCATTAATACCTGAATTAATTAAGCAGTGGGAAACAGTTATAGGTGTTACCGTAGCTCAATGGGGTATTAAGAAAATGAAAACTCGTTGGGGTTCATGCAATACTCGTGCACGTCGGATTTGGCTAAACCTGAACCTAATCAAAAAACCTGTGCTCTGTCTTGAATATGTTCTGGTTCACGAGTTAGTTCACCTAGTAGAAGCAAGCCACAATAAACGCTTTTATACTTTAATGACTCAATTTATGCCGCAATGGCGAGAGTATCAATATCTACTTGAGGGCAAACACTCAAGAAAATAA
- a CDS encoding DDE-type integrase/transposase/recombinase, with amino-acid sequence MDETYIKVNGKWVYLYRAVDREGQTIDFMLSDRGDRPAVLKFFKKAIGSSGLSEKVNIDKSGSNPAALERIKTLLFIRGLWHLLIEERCIKYWNNRIEQDHRGIKNITKYTLGFKSFEVVEATITGIEKTLFGNLNTDPQDTGNKIVEESSVQLR; translated from the coding sequence ATGGATGAAACGTATATCAAAGTGAATGGTAAGTGGGTTTATCTTTATCGGGCAGTAGATAGAGAAGGTCAGACCATTGATTTTATGCTTTCAGATAGGGGAGACCGCCCTGCTGTCTTGAAGTTTTTCAAAAAAGCCATTGGTTCTAGTGGGCTTTCAGAGAAGGTGAATATTGATAAATCCGGCTCCAATCCCGCAGCTCTCGAGCGAATTAAAACCTTACTTTTTATTCGCGGATTATGGCATTTATTGATTGAAGAGAGGTGCATAAAATATTGGAACAATAGGATTGAACAAGACCATCGGGGTATTAAAAATATCACAAAATATACCCTTGGATTTAAATCTTTTGAAGTCGTTGAGGCAACTATTACAGGAATTGAAAAAACATTATTTGGAAATTTAAATACTGATCCCCAAGATACTGGAAATAAAATAGTTGAAGAATCGAGTGTCCAGCTGAGATAA
- the rplS gene encoding 50S ribosomal protein L19 translates to MTNIIDQLNAEQMQGKEIPEFNPGDTVLVQVKVIEGTRERLQAFEGIVIAKRNRGLNSAFTVRKISHNVGVERVFQTYSPIVDSITVKRRGDVRRAKLYYLRNLAGRAARIKEKLAGKKGD, encoded by the coding sequence ATGACGAATATAATTGACCAATTAAATGCCGAGCAGATGCAAGGCAAGGAAATTCCTGAATTTAATCCAGGCGACACTGTTCTGGTTCAAGTAAAAGTAATTGAAGGTACCCGTGAGCGTTTGCAAGCCTTTGAGGGTATTGTTATTGCAAAACGTAATCGTGGCCTAAACTCAGCATTTACTGTACGTAAAATTTCCCACAACGTTGGCGTTGAGCGTGTTTTCCAAACCTATAGCCCGATTGTTGATAGCATCACTGTTAAAAGACGTGGGGATGTTCGTCGTGCCAAACTGTATTACTTGCGTAACCTGGCTGGACGTGCGGCTCGAATTAAAGAAAAATTAGCTGGGAAAAAAGGCGACTAA